A single window of Deltaproteobacteria bacterium DNA harbors:
- a CDS encoding tryptophanase, protein MKYRWVYPDLETFTFETYPFVIHTIERIASLGPAERRKAIQEAGYNTFLLRSADVTIDLLTDSGTSAMSTDQWAAFDAARATPTTSDEYHRLVKVLREATGYEHIIPTHQGRAAEQILSEIMIQPGQLVPGNMYFTTTKLHQEMVGGVFADVIVDEAHDPGGDFPWKGNIDLDKLKALVDEHGPEKIAYISFEHSVNMAGGQPVSMDNMREVYAYCSSLKIPIFFDATRMAENAYMIQQRDPAYADTKIRDILREMLLYGDGCTVSGKKDFLINIGGLLAFKDNAVWAEKAEELLRLYEGNVTDGGLAAGDLAAIAVGVDEMLDDRYISARVEQTAALGQMLMDAGVPIVTPPGSHAIFLDVKAFLPHVDQDEYPAQRLAAEIYVETGVRPMERGNVSKGRDPKTGENYRPALELVRLTIPRRVYTRDHMRAVADGIIRLYQRRDEIKGLRFVYEPEKLRFFQGRFEPIEA, encoded by the coding sequence ATGAAGTACCGCTGGGTCTACCCCGACCTCGAGACCTTCACCTTCGAGACCTACCCCTTCGTGATCCACACCATCGAGCGGATCGCCTCCCTCGGTCCGGCGGAGCGCCGCAAGGCCATCCAGGAGGCCGGCTACAACACCTTCCTCCTACGCTCGGCCGACGTCACCATCGACCTGCTCACCGACTCGGGCACCTCGGCGATGAGCACCGACCAGTGGGCGGCCTTCGACGCGGCCCGCGCCACGCCGACGACCTCCGACGAGTACCACCGCCTGGTGAAGGTGCTGCGGGAGGCCACCGGCTACGAGCACATCATCCCGACCCACCAGGGCCGGGCCGCCGAGCAGATCCTCTCCGAGATCATGATCCAGCCCGGCCAGCTCGTGCCCGGGAACATGTACTTCACGACCACCAAGCTCCACCAGGAGATGGTGGGCGGCGTCTTCGCCGACGTGATCGTCGACGAGGCGCACGATCCGGGCGGCGACTTCCCCTGGAAGGGCAACATCGACCTCGACAAGCTGAAGGCCCTGGTCGACGAGCACGGCCCGGAGAAGATCGCCTACATCTCCTTCGAGCACTCGGTGAACATGGCCGGCGGCCAGCCCGTCTCGATGGACAACATGCGGGAGGTCTACGCCTACTGCAGCAGCCTGAAGATCCCGATCTTCTTCGACGCCACCCGGATGGCCGAGAACGCCTACATGATCCAGCAGCGGGATCCGGCCTACGCCGACACCAAGATCCGCGACATCCTTCGCGAGATGCTCCTCTACGGGGACGGCTGCACCGTCTCGGGCAAGAAGGACTTCCTGATCAACATCGGCGGGCTGCTGGCCTTCAAGGACAACGCGGTCTGGGCCGAGAAGGCCGAGGAGTTGCTGCGCCTCTACGAGGGCAACGTCACCGACGGCGGCCTGGCCGCCGGCGACCTCGCGGCCATCGCGGTGGGCGTCGACGAGATGCTCGACGATCGCTACATCAGCGCCCGGGTCGAGCAGACCGCCGCCCTCGGCCAGATGCTGATGGACGCCGGGGTGCCCATCGTCACGCCCCCGGGCAGCCACGCCATCTTCCTCGACGTGAAGGCCTTCCTCCCCCACGTCGACCAGGACGAGTACCCGGCCCAGCGGCTGGCCGCCGAGATCTACGTCGAGACCGGCGTGCGGCCGATGGAGCGGGGCAACGTCTCCAAGGGCCGCGACCCGAAGACCGGCGAGAACTACCGGCCGGCCCTCGAGCTGGTCCGGCTGACCATCCCCCGGCGGGTCTACACCCGTGACCACATGCGGGCGGTCGCCGACGGCATCATCCGGCTCTACCAGCGCCGCGACGAGATCAAGGGCCTGCGCTTCGTCTACGAGCCCGAGAAGCTCCGCTTCTTCCAGGGCCGCTTCGAGCCCATCGAGGCCTGA
- a CDS encoding class I SAM-dependent methyltransferase, which yields MSEAVDYYANHRLKLRFPWRLYHRPIVEGLARVLREGPGGPALNVGSGPFLELRELPEAGWRWSVCDIDPRAVEAARGLHGEALEDARTLEVGAPLPYPDGAFALVTSMDVIEHVPEPAPWLAELVRVLRPGGRIYLTTPNYGRTSTLPLIEATVLELIARSQGFSRRELHPSRFDCRRLTEVMECAGLSAVEVHARSLGWVLSGTARKPQTKADAPDA from the coding sequence GTGTCCGAGGCCGTCGACTACTACGCCAACCACCGGCTGAAGCTGCGCTTCCCCTGGCGCCTCTACCACCGGCCGATCGTCGAGGGGCTCGCCCGGGTGCTGCGAGAGGGGCCCGGCGGCCCGGCCCTCAACGTCGGCTCCGGACCCTTCCTCGAGCTTCGCGAGCTGCCGGAGGCGGGCTGGCGCTGGTCGGTCTGCGACATCGATCCCCGGGCCGTCGAGGCGGCCCGCGGCCTCCACGGCGAGGCCCTCGAGGACGCCCGGACCCTCGAGGTCGGCGCGCCGCTCCCCTACCCCGACGGGGCCTTCGCGCTGGTCACCTCGATGGACGTCATCGAGCACGTGCCGGAGCCGGCGCCCTGGCTGGCCGAGCTGGTGCGGGTGCTGCGGCCCGGCGGCCGCATCTACCTGACCACCCCGAACTACGGCCGCACCTCCACCCTGCCGCTGATCGAGGCGACGGTGCTGGAGCTCATCGCCCGCTCGCAGGGCTTCTCGCGGCGCGAGCTCCACCCGAGCCGCTTCGATTGCCGCAGACTGACCGAGGTGATGGAATGCGCCGGCCTCTCCGCCGTCGAGGTGCACGCCCGCTCGCTCGGGTGGGTGCTCTCGGGCACGGCCAGGAAGCCCCAGACGAAAGCCGATGCCCCCGATGCGTGA
- a CDS encoding class I SAM-dependent methyltransferase, with the protein MRDEITYADFLSYFPYAPTALVIKECVRLGAMKEHGCPPPILDVGCGDGLFARLAFEDAEVWGIDIDGNEARRAQASRSYSQVVLADVTTAHLPKGFFGACVANCSLEHVPDLPAAARNILAALRPGGVFYAFVPDRAWAGQMLSSRLLRGLKLGPLAGILDEAVNTVFKHHHLEDAEGWRAIFEDVGFVVDRVEPVGSTASTMAFEAFLLPSLLGWVNKKVTGRWTLTPGLRKAASLPVYAMVKSVLELNPLQAPTAEYLLIAHRPAEQG; encoded by the coding sequence ATGCGTGACGAGATCACCTACGCCGACTTCCTCTCGTACTTCCCCTATGCGCCCACCGCGCTGGTCATCAAGGAGTGCGTCCGCCTCGGGGCGATGAAGGAGCACGGCTGCCCGCCCCCGATCCTCGACGTCGGCTGCGGCGACGGCCTCTTCGCCCGCCTCGCCTTCGAGGACGCGGAGGTCTGGGGCATCGACATCGACGGCAACGAGGCGCGGCGCGCCCAGGCGAGCCGCTCCTACTCCCAGGTGGTCCTCGCCGACGTCACCACCGCCCACCTCCCCAAGGGCTTCTTCGGCGCCTGCGTGGCCAACTGCTCCCTCGAGCACGTGCCGGACCTCCCGGCCGCCGCCCGCAACATCCTCGCGGCCCTCAGGCCCGGGGGCGTCTTCTACGCCTTCGTCCCCGACCGGGCCTGGGCCGGGCAGATGCTCTCCTCGCGCTTGCTGCGCGGCCTCAAGCTCGGCCCCCTGGCCGGGATCCTCGACGAGGCGGTGAACACCGTCTTCAAGCACCACCACCTCGAGGACGCCGAGGGCTGGCGCGCGATCTTCGAGGACGTCGGCTTCGTGGTCGACCGGGTGGAGCCGGTGGGGAGCACCGCCTCGACCATGGCCTTCGAGGCCTTCCTGCTCCCCTCGCTCCTGGGCTGGGTGAACAAGAAGGTCACCGGCCGGTGGACCCTGACCCCGGGCCTCCGCAAGGCGGCCAGCCTGCCGGTCTACGCGATGGTGAAGAGCGTGCTGGAGCTCAACCCCCTCCAGGCCCCCACCGCCGAGTACCTCCTGATCGCGCACCGCCCCGCCGAGCAGGGATGA
- a CDS encoding glycosyltransferase family 39 protein has translation MSPDRAREAASARPSPVVSAGLLLAGAALLAAYHWLHGRWGLGLSFVEQGLHFRPSPGELFSLLLALATVVPATFLLGEALRRGAPGLPRRLLALGAAEPGKVVALLALLGVAVALLARHLVVLDADLTDDERTYWYQAQVFLESGFTGPLPRPLRAFLPAFAIPIEGGEGLAGLFPVGQPLLMAAASLLGDPSLFQALFVGGIVLLTWRLALRLLEEPRLALLAAALVALSPWLLGVAATKHNAVPSTFFVLLSLWMALEARERPALWRALLTGLAIGISYLVRPLDGLVVGVTVAAVWIAAFRALGGGERLAFALRTLAALGATGAAASVQLLANLRTTGSLLETAYPRWVAQGMPGAPLFGFGKTIWNLEQTPLSALTKTLTALLRIELWASGWPLLLVVVAIGLAHRPFRRRGWPLWLFSGLLFLGYFLYIFPSVQDLGTLYHLPAWPALALAVAVGLERLAARFGRERVAAHALAATLCALATFWVVQAVRLHGLAGDITRPVALAEEAAAAAPGGKILLLWSDVRGGRRSWVTRPPLPSPRMDEPVLWVRDRPELHAELAARYPERLPLRLVWKARGQPALVPVALGAGPP, from the coding sequence ATGAGCCCCGACCGCGCCAGGGAGGCGGCCTCCGCCCGGCCCTCTCCGGTGGTCTCCGCGGGCCTCCTCCTGGCCGGGGCCGCCCTGCTCGCCGCCTACCACTGGCTCCACGGTCGCTGGGGGCTGGGCCTCTCCTTCGTCGAGCAGGGCCTCCACTTCCGCCCCTCCCCCGGTGAGCTCTTCTCCCTCCTCCTCGCCCTGGCGACGGTCGTCCCCGCCACCTTCCTGCTCGGCGAGGCCCTGCGGCGCGGGGCGCCCGGCCTGCCGCGGCGCCTCCTCGCCCTGGGCGCGGCCGAGCCCGGGAAGGTCGTGGCCCTGCTGGCGCTCCTCGGCGTCGCCGTGGCCCTGCTCGCCCGCCACCTCGTGGTGCTGGACGCCGACCTCACCGACGACGAGCGGACCTACTGGTACCAGGCCCAGGTCTTCCTCGAGAGCGGCTTCACCGGCCCCCTGCCCCGCCCGCTGCGCGCCTTCCTCCCGGCCTTCGCCATCCCCATCGAGGGCGGCGAGGGGCTCGCCGGGCTCTTCCCGGTCGGGCAGCCCCTCCTGATGGCCGCGGCCTCTCTCCTGGGTGACCCCTCCCTCTTCCAGGCGCTCTTCGTCGGCGGGATCGTCCTGCTCACCTGGCGCCTGGCCCTGCGGCTGCTCGAGGAGCCCCGGCTCGCGCTCCTCGCGGCGGCCCTCGTGGCCCTCTCCCCCTGGCTGCTGGGGGTGGCGGCCACCAAGCACAACGCCGTCCCGAGCACCTTCTTCGTGCTGCTCTCCCTCTGGATGGCGCTCGAGGCGCGCGAGCGGCCCGCCCTCTGGCGGGCGCTGCTCACCGGCCTCGCCATCGGGATCAGCTACCTCGTGCGACCCCTCGACGGGCTGGTGGTCGGGGTCACCGTCGCGGCGGTGTGGATCGCGGCCTTCCGCGCGCTCGGTGGAGGGGAGCGGCTGGCCTTCGCCCTGCGGACCCTCGCGGCGCTGGGCGCGACGGGCGCGGCCGCCTCGGTGCAGCTGCTGGCGAACCTGCGCACCACCGGGAGCCTCCTGGAGACCGCCTACCCGCGCTGGGTCGCGCAGGGGATGCCCGGGGCGCCCCTCTTCGGCTTCGGCAAGACGATCTGGAACCTCGAGCAGACGCCCCTCTCGGCGCTCACCAAGACCCTCACCGCCCTGCTGCGCATCGAGCTCTGGGCCAGCGGGTGGCCGCTCCTCCTGGTCGTGGTCGCCATCGGCCTCGCCCACCGCCCCTTCCGCCGCCGCGGGTGGCCGCTCTGGCTCTTTTCGGGCCTGCTCTTCCTCGGCTACTTCCTCTACATCTTCCCCTCGGTGCAGGACCTGGGGACCCTCTACCACCTGCCCGCCTGGCCGGCCCTCGCCCTCGCCGTGGCGGTGGGCCTCGAGCGCCTCGCCGCGCGCTTCGGGCGCGAGCGGGTCGCCGCCCACGCCCTCGCCGCCACCCTCTGCGCCCTGGCGACCTTCTGGGTCGTCCAGGCCGTTCGCCTCCACGGCCTGGCCGGGGACATCACCCGCCCGGTGGCCCTCGCCGAGGAGGCGGCCGCGGCCGCCCCTGGCGGGAAGATCCTCCTGCTCTGGTCGGACGTGCGGGGCGGCCGGCGCAGCTGGGTGACGCGCCCTCCCCTGCCCTCGCCGCGGATGGACGAGCCGGTGCTCTGGGTCCGCGACCGGCCCGAGCTCCACGCCGAGCTCGCCGCGCGCTACCCCGAGCGCCTCCCCCTGCGCCTCGTCTGGAAGGCCCGGGGCCAGCCGGCCCTGGTCCCCGTCGCGCTCGGCGCCGGTCCTCCCTAG
- a CDS encoding AMP-binding protein: protein MDLLFPPLGAGRPATGAPLLSLGEARLDAAALGAAVHAAARLLEAEGLTEGEPVLIEVGGDAENLLAVLPALLAVMELGAVAVPHAGKLGHRALAHLRADTAARLRVGRAAAEGSPLTGLCTLEPARLREAASEGSRRGGALRRALDDRPCLMLYTSGTTGSPKGVPHSPAGLAANLDALARAWAWGEATPVVHALPLFHVHGLVLGLFGGLRHGGGLLHLPRFEPGALARAVGERRGMLFSVPTMLHRLVEAGREDPGIGEALGRARRLISGSAPLPRRMHAAVEALCGQPVFERYGLTESAINCAVRVEDGPDPGFVGPPLPGVELKLVADDGLSEVPSDGESLGEVWVRGPSVMRGYHGQEAASAKVLLAGWLKTGDIAARRADGSVRLVGRRSVDLIKSGGYRIGAGEVEAALLELPGVAEVAVVGVADDDLGQRIEAFVVPAPGARPDPAALIQGVAEALSPHQRPRAVHLRDELPRNAMGKVQKKLLLD from the coding sequence GTGGACCTCCTCTTCCCACCCCTCGGCGCCGGGCGACCGGCGACCGGCGCCCCCCTGCTCTCCCTGGGCGAGGCTCGCCTCGACGCCGCGGCGCTCGGCGCGGCCGTCCACGCCGCCGCGCGCCTCCTCGAGGCCGAGGGGCTCACGGAGGGCGAGCCGGTCCTGATCGAGGTGGGGGGCGACGCCGAGAACCTCCTCGCGGTCCTGCCGGCGCTCCTGGCGGTGATGGAGCTCGGGGCCGTCGCCGTCCCCCACGCGGGGAAGCTCGGGCACCGGGCGCTCGCCCACCTGCGCGCCGACACGGCGGCTCGCCTGCGCGTCGGCCGGGCCGCCGCCGAGGGGAGCCCCCTCACGGGGCTTTGCACCCTCGAGCCCGCCCGCCTGCGGGAGGCCGCCAGCGAGGGATCCCGGAGGGGGGGCGCGCTGCGGCGGGCCCTCGACGATCGCCCCTGCCTGATGCTCTACACCTCCGGCACCACCGGCAGCCCGAAGGGCGTGCCCCACTCGCCGGCCGGGCTGGCCGCGAACCTCGACGCCCTGGCCCGGGCCTGGGCCTGGGGCGAGGCGACCCCCGTGGTCCACGCGCTCCCGCTCTTCCACGTCCACGGCCTGGTCCTCGGGCTCTTCGGAGGGCTGCGCCACGGCGGTGGCCTCCTGCACCTTCCCCGCTTCGAGCCCGGCGCCCTGGCCCGGGCGGTGGGCGAGCGCCGGGGGATGCTCTTCTCGGTGCCCACGATGCTCCACCGCCTGGTCGAGGCCGGCCGCGAGGATCCCGGCATCGGCGAGGCCCTGGGGAGGGCGCGGCGGCTGATCAGCGGCTCGGCGCCCCTGCCACGGAGGATGCACGCCGCGGTCGAGGCCCTCTGCGGCCAGCCGGTCTTCGAGCGCTACGGCCTCACCGAGAGCGCGATCAACTGCGCGGTGCGGGTCGAGGACGGCCCTGACCCCGGCTTCGTCGGGCCGCCCCTGCCGGGGGTCGAGCTGAAGCTCGTGGCGGACGACGGGCTGAGCGAGGTGCCCTCCGACGGCGAGAGCCTGGGCGAGGTCTGGGTGCGGGGCCCCTCGGTGATGCGGGGCTACCACGGGCAGGAGGCGGCGAGCGCCAAGGTCCTCCTCGCGGGCTGGCTGAAGACCGGCGACATCGCGGCGCGCCGCGCCGACGGCAGCGTCCGCCTGGTCGGGCGGCGCTCGGTGGATCTGATCAAGAGCGGGGGCTACCGCATCGGCGCCGGCGAGGTCGAGGCGGCCCTCCTCGAGCTGCCCGGCGTCGCCGAGGTGGCGGTGGTCGGGGTCGCCGACGACGACCTCGGCCAGCGCATCGAGGCCTTCGTCGTCCCCGCGCCCGGCGCCCGGCCCGACCCGGCGGCGCTCATCCAGGGCGTCGCCGAGGCGCTCTCGCCCCACCAGCGCCCGCGCGCCGTGCACCTGCGCGATGAGCTCCCCCGCAACGCCATGGGCAAGGTCCAGAAGAAGCTGCTGCTGGACTAG
- a CDS encoding AAA family ATPase gives MSTEATSVDKLRTFFETSPAAAKATKPLKKGAEVGVVFTDVPGDYRFGVETGAGRIGEGKASDPDFELELAPGAVDRLCSMQTDDLGEFAVTFFKCMLADDPEQKIGVKLHSGFLKLTSRGYLKTMALGGAKVFAFMAKNGYMGPTAVKKAIDKLRKSR, from the coding sequence ATGAGCACCGAAGCAACCAGCGTCGACAAGCTGCGCACCTTCTTCGAGACCAGCCCCGCGGCCGCGAAGGCGACCAAGCCCCTCAAGAAGGGCGCCGAGGTGGGCGTGGTCTTCACCGACGTGCCGGGCGACTACCGCTTCGGCGTCGAGACGGGCGCCGGACGGATCGGCGAGGGCAAGGCCTCCGATCCGGACTTCGAGCTGGAGCTGGCCCCGGGGGCCGTCGATCGCCTCTGCTCGATGCAGACCGACGACCTGGGTGAGTTCGCGGTCACCTTCTTCAAGTGCATGCTCGCGGACGACCCCGAGCAGAAGATCGGGGTGAAGCTCCACTCGGGCTTCCTCAAGCTCACCAGCCGGGGCTACCTGAAGACCATGGCCCTCGGCGGCGCCAAGGTCTTCGCCTTCATGGCGAAGAACGGCTACATGGGCCCCACCGCGGTGAAGAAGGCCATCGACAAGCTGCGCAAGTCGCGCTGA
- a CDS encoding M23 family metallopeptidase translates to MRSYGRWLLLGLWLLPAGILAQPAPAEPEVFVQWYPEQPGRGDPLVVEVRLEGEGAADWKIGATFLKHRLAFFPWGEQQRALAPIAVTTEAGTHPLQVVLTRGEGEARQTLERTVGVPVAEVEFEQSTLRVSPRFTSPPKQARARIRRERALIKKAWRKQSDQRLWRGAFQRPMTTEVTGVFGTERVFNDKVESRHLGLDLDGKTGDPIQAVAGGRVVLAGHLFYTGRCVFIDHGLGLFSVYFHMSELKVAEGDRVEKGQVIGLVGRSGRVTGPHLHFGAKLQGVYVRPSTLFALPLGDDPGA, encoded by the coding sequence ATGAGGTCGTACGGACGGTGGCTCTTGCTGGGGCTCTGGCTCCTGCCGGCGGGGATCCTGGCGCAGCCCGCGCCGGCCGAGCCGGAGGTCTTCGTGCAGTGGTACCCGGAGCAGCCCGGCCGCGGTGATCCCCTCGTCGTCGAGGTCCGCCTGGAGGGGGAGGGCGCCGCGGACTGGAAGATCGGGGCGACCTTCCTGAAGCACCGCCTCGCCTTCTTCCCCTGGGGCGAGCAGCAGCGGGCCCTGGCGCCGATCGCGGTGACGACCGAGGCGGGCACCCACCCCCTGCAGGTGGTCCTCACCCGGGGCGAGGGGGAGGCGCGCCAGACCCTGGAGCGCACCGTCGGCGTCCCCGTGGCCGAGGTCGAGTTCGAGCAGTCGACCCTGCGGGTGAGCCCCCGCTTCACCTCCCCCCCGAAGCAGGCCCGGGCCCGGATCCGCCGGGAGCGGGCCCTCATCAAGAAGGCCTGGCGCAAGCAGTCCGACCAGCGCCTCTGGCGGGGTGCCTTTCAGCGCCCGATGACGACGGAGGTCACCGGGGTCTTCGGCACGGAGCGGGTCTTCAACGACAAGGTCGAGAGCCGGCACCTCGGCCTCGATCTCGACGGCAAGACCGGCGACCCCATCCAGGCCGTCGCCGGTGGGCGGGTCGTCCTCGCCGGCCACCTCTTCTACACCGGCCGCTGCGTCTTCATCGATCACGGCCTGGGTCTCTTCAGCGTCTACTTCCACATGAGCGAGCTGAAGGTGGCGGAGGGGGATCGGGTCGAGAAGGGACAGGTGATCGGCCTGGTGGGCCGCAGCGGGCGGGTGACCGGGCCGCACCTGCACTTCGGGGCGAAGCTGCAGGGGGTCTACGTGAGGCCCTCGACGCTCTTTGCTCTGCCGCTGGGAGATGATCCCGGCGCCTGA
- a CDS encoding phosphotransferase, with amino-acid sequence MAVHTPLQATEIAAFLEAAGLEGAHLEASEGVAEGSIHTTYRLRHAGRTRYLRRYEGTPIGEVEYELALLRHLAPRLAAGVAEPLHLPEVVVHRDGRLFRELAGAPAALFEAVPGGPRQPATLGPPELRSLGALLARLHLASAGFAGRRSNPYGGATVEGWLRALEAEAPGGEVGEALPRIRRALERGREAVTLPAGEAPLVGHGDLFPDNLHWEGGRITGVLDFEMACDLPREWDLAVGLLIFCWTDAGPDAAGARALLEGYGRAPGADPDRLRGALHFVAARYALSRIRDFARSPLAGDRLVQKDWRELDRCLRHLEAIGAEFWDALHPR; translated from the coding sequence ATGGCGGTCCACACCCCCCTCCAAGCCACCGAGATCGCGGCCTTTCTCGAGGCGGCGGGGCTAGAGGGCGCCCACCTGGAGGCCAGCGAGGGGGTGGCCGAGGGCTCGATCCACACCACCTACCGGCTGCGCCACGCCGGGCGCACCCGCTACCTGCGCCGCTACGAGGGGACGCCGATCGGGGAGGTCGAGTACGAGCTCGCCCTCCTGCGCCACCTCGCCCCGCGCCTCGCCGCCGGGGTGGCGGAGCCCCTCCACCTGCCGGAGGTGGTCGTGCACCGGGACGGCCGCCTCTTCCGGGAGCTGGCCGGGGCGCCGGCCGCCCTCTTCGAGGCGGTCCCGGGAGGCCCGCGGCAGCCCGCCACGCTCGGGCCCCCCGAGCTGCGCTCCCTCGGCGCCCTCCTCGCCCGCCTCCACCTCGCCTCCGCCGGCTTCGCCGGGCGGCGCTCGAACCCCTACGGCGGCGCGACCGTGGAGGGCTGGCTGCGGGCGCTGGAGGCGGAGGCCCCGGGGGGAGAGGTCGGCGAGGCCCTCCCCCGGATCCGGCGGGCCCTGGAGCGAGGCCGGGAGGCGGTGACCCTCCCGGCGGGAGAGGCCCCCCTCGTGGGGCACGGCGATCTCTTCCCCGACAACCTCCACTGGGAGGGCGGACGGATCACCGGGGTCCTCGACTTCGAGATGGCCTGCGATCTGCCCCGGGAGTGGGACCTGGCGGTGGGCCTGCTGATCTTCTGCTGGACCGACGCGGGGCCCGACGCCGCGGGGGCGCGCGCGCTCCTCGAGGGCTACGGCCGGGCGCCGGGCGCCGACCCGGATCGCCTGCGCGGCGCGCTCCACTTCGTGGCCGCCCGCTACGCCCTGAGCCGGATCCGCGACTTCGCCCGCAGCCCCCTCGCGGGCGATCGCCTGGTGCAGAAGGACTGGCGCGAGCTCGATCGATGCCTGCGCCACCTCGAGGCGATCGGGGCTGAATTTTGGGATGCGCTCCACCCGCGTTAG
- a CDS encoding serine/threonine protein kinase, with translation MATADSQNQPQNIGPYRLVRLLAQGGMAEIWLADHPQHGECVVKRVHPHLTSNTEFLMMFVDEARIAARLNHPGCVHIFDLGKEGSTYYIAMEYIHGEDIRSIARQARAAQIPLPRKLAVAIIMGAAEGLHYAHELMDGGGRPLNIVHRDVSPQNILVTFDGRVRIVDFGIAKAADQANRTRSGVLKGKYAYMAPEQILGVPLDRRTDVFALGILLYELTTGRRLFKAKTELETMRRITQNIFTPPAAASPGYPPDLERIVLKAISNDRINRYESAQALRDDLAAFLEAHRVTVTEEDLAELMKQVFAERLAAIDVARQSGDASALLDARFGLEGSDASDEIPAPPAPAPSSPGPLMVDETAAPTTLDREPLITAEEDEDGFTDRAPPVSPMALGRAPRPAPVEVGEEGLAPTQLAAVLPGAIEPAAKITETHLPAVHLPLPAPAPAPAPEHNPDLRRTEPTLAAVWIPPEPQISREGPRPLEGVVGDARLGLPSEGGAAEATLTEAVDPAQQGWIEAPAPAEDWELEPPTQGSGLLSRIVAILLVAGACVAGLAWYLSAPAASVAPAEELAVALQSTPPGAEIHLDSLRLRQKTPTVLTGLERGRAYEVRLSFPTGESWVQTFKPEEIPGNPPTVIHTFPGMGATPEPAAAPAGASLGEGYLTITGGNGLVFVDGEQAGKLPLSRYPLPAGPHAVEIQRGKRKQRFEIEILEGETLVKKLGRRQR, from the coding sequence GTGGCGACTGCAGACTCCCAGAACCAGCCCCAGAACATCGGGCCCTACCGGCTGGTGCGCCTGCTGGCCCAGGGCGGCATGGCCGAGATCTGGCTGGCCGACCACCCCCAGCACGGGGAGTGCGTGGTCAAGCGGGTCCACCCGCACCTGACCTCGAACACCGAGTTCCTGATGATGTTCGTGGACGAGGCGCGGATCGCCGCCCGCCTCAACCACCCCGGCTGCGTCCACATCTTCGATCTGGGGAAGGAGGGCAGCACCTACTACATCGCGATGGAGTACATCCACGGGGAGGACATCCGCTCCATCGCCCGCCAGGCCCGCGCCGCCCAGATCCCCCTGCCCCGCAAGCTGGCGGTCGCCATCATCATGGGCGCGGCCGAGGGCCTGCACTACGCGCACGAGCTGATGGACGGCGGGGGCCGCCCCCTGAACATCGTCCACCGCGACGTCTCCCCCCAGAACATCCTGGTCACCTTCGATGGCCGGGTGCGGATCGTGGACTTCGGCATCGCCAAGGCGGCGGATCAGGCCAACCGCACCCGCTCCGGGGTGCTGAAGGGCAAGTACGCCTACATGGCCCCCGAGCAGATCCTCGGCGTCCCCCTCGACCGGCGCACCGACGTCTTCGCCCTGGGCATCCTCCTCTACGAGCTGACCACCGGCCGGCGCCTCTTCAAGGCCAAGACCGAGCTCGAGACGATGCGCCGGATCACCCAGAACATCTTCACGCCCCCCGCGGCGGCCTCTCCGGGCTACCCCCCCGACCTGGAGCGGATCGTCCTGAAGGCGATCTCCAACGACCGGATCAACCGCTACGAGTCCGCCCAGGCCCTGCGCGACGACCTCGCGGCCTTCCTCGAGGCTCACCGGGTGACGGTGACCGAGGAAGACCTGGCCGAGCTGATGAAGCAGGTCTTCGCCGAGCGCCTCGCGGCCATCGACGTGGCCCGCCAGAGCGGCGACGCCTCGGCGCTCCTCGACGCGCGCTTCGGCCTGGAGGGCTCCGACGCCTCGGACGAGATCCCCGCCCCGCCCGCCCCGGCGCCGAGCTCCCCCGGCCCCCTGATGGTGGACGAGACCGCCGCGCCGACGACCCTCGATCGAGAGCCGCTGATCACCGCGGAGGAGGACGAGGACGGCTTCACCGACCGCGCCCCGCCGGTGAGCCCGATGGCCCTGGGCCGGGCGCCCCGGCCGGCGCCGGTCGAGGTCGGGGAGGAGGGCCTGGCCCCCACTCAGCTCGCCGCGGTCCTGCCCGGGGCCATCGAGCCGGCCGCCAAGATCACCGAGACCCACCTGCCGGCGGTCCACCTCCCGCTCCCCGCGCCGGCACCGGCGCCGGCCCCCGAGCACAACCCGGACCTCCGGCGCACCGAGCCCACGCTGGCCGCCGTGTGGATCCCCCCCGAGCCCCAGATCTCGCGGGAGGGTCCCCGGCCCCTCGAGGGGGTGGTCGGCGACGCCCGGCTGGGCCTGCCCTCGGAGGGGGGCGCCGCCGAGGCCACCCTCACCGAGGCGGTCGATCCCGCCCAGCAGGGCTGGATCGAGGCGCCCGCCCCCGCCGAGGACTGGGAGCTCGAGCCGCCCACACAGGGCAGCGGCCTCCTCTCCCGGATCGTGGCCATCCTGCTGGTCGCCGGGGCCTGCGTCGCGGGCCTGGCCTGGTACCTCTCGGCGCCGGCCGCGAGCGTGGCCCCGGCCGAGGAGCTGGCGGTGGCCCTGCAGAGCACGCCGCCGGGCGCCGAGATCCACCTCGACAGCCTGCGCCTGCGCCAGAAGACCCCCACCGTGCTCACCGGCCTGGAGCGCGGGCGCGCCTACGAGGTCCGCCTCTCCTTCCCCACCGGCGAGAGCTGGGTCCAGACCTTCAAGCCCGAGGAGATCCCGGGCAACCCGCCGACCGTGATCCACACCTTCCCGGGGATGGGCGCCACCCCGGAGCCGGCCGCCGCCCCGGCGGGCGCCAGCCTCGGTGAGGGCTACCTCACCATCACCGGCGGCAACGGCCTGGTCTTCGTGGACGGGGAGCAGGCCGGCAAGCTCCCCCTCTCCCGCTACCCGCTCCCGGCCGGCCCCCACGCGGTGGAGATCCAGCGGGGCAAGCGCAAGCAGCGCTTCGAGATCGAGATCCTCGAGGGCGAGACCCTGGTGAAGAAGCTCGGCCGGCGCCAGCGCTGA